The Fundidesulfovibrio terrae genomic sequence GCGGTGCTGGCCTGCGTGGCGGGCACCTTGATCAATCCTGTCGCCGCTCTCAACGAAGAGGCAGTGGTCAGCCGCATCCCGCAGGAGGGCAAGTGGGTGGCCGCCGCCGGCCGCGTCGAGCCCGTGAGCGAGGAGATGCGCCTGGGCTTCGACATTCCCGGCAAGATCCGCGAGGTCTTCGTCGAGGAAGGCGACACCGTGCGCAAGGGCCAGGTTGTGGCCCGGCTGGTGGACGACGACATCCAGGCCCGGCTGGGCCAGGCCCAGGCCAACGTGAGGGTGTACAAGGCCGCGCTGGACAAGGTCGTGGTCGGAGCGCGCCCCATGGAACGGGCCGAGTCGGCCCAGGCCTTCCGGGAGGCCAGGCACGTGATGCACAACGCCCAGTTGGAGTATGAGCGCCGGGCCAAGCTGGTGGCCCAGGGAGTGATTTCGCGCGAGGAGGCCGACCGGTCCGAAAAGGATTTTCTGGTGGCCCAGCAGGAGGCCAACCGGGCCAGGGAGCGCTTCCACCTGGTGGACGATCCCACCCGCGAGGAGGACGTGCGCCGCGCCGAAGCCGAATACTCCCAGGCGCTGGCCCAGCTGGAAGAGGCCCAGGCGTTCGTGGACAAGGCCCTGGTCCATTCGCCCATAGACGGCGTGGTGCTGCGCAAGCACCGCCGCGCGGGCGAGATGGTCTCCACCAACTTCGACACCCCCGTGGCCACTGTGGGGGACGTCTCCACCCTTCGCGTACGAGCCGACGTGGACGAGAAGGACGTGGCCAAGGTGAAGGTGGGGCAGAGGGCCTACGCGGTTGCCGACGCCTATGGCGACAAGCGCTTCGAGGGCAAGGTGATCCGCATCGCCCGCATGCTCGGGCGAAAGAACGTGCGCACCGACGATCCGGCGGAGCGCATGGACACCAAGGTACTGGAGACCCTGATCGAGTTCGCGCCGGGCACGTCCCTTCCCGTGGGGATGCGCATGGACGTGTTCATCCTGCTGGACGGGCAGTAAGTCCTCTGCCGTATTCGGACTTGCGCGCGGGCCGGGCAATCCTTATGTATCCACCCGGCCGCGATGCTTCGCTGCCCAATCCATCCGAGGTCAGTTCATGGAAATCTTGAGCCAGTTCATCTGGATGCTCGGCCACGTCAAGGAAGCGCTGGAGCAGATCGTCACCAACTACGGCGCCTGGGCCTACCTGGTGCTTTTCCTGGTGATCTTCTGCGAGACGGGGCTTGTGGTGACGCCCTTCCTGCCAGGCGATTCGCTCCTGTTCATCATCGGCGCGTTCTGCGGCGCGGGCAGCCTGGACCCGGTGCTGACCGTCGGCCTTCTCATGGCGGCGGCGATCATGGGCGACAACACCAACTATTGGATCGGGCGCACGCTCGGCCCCGCGGTGTTCAAGCGCGAGGACAGCAAGCTGCTCAACAAGAAGCACCTGGAGAAGACCCACGCCTTCTACGAGAAGCACGGCGGCAAAACCATCGTGATCGCGCGCTTCATGCCCATCGTGCGGACCTTCGCGCCGTTCGTGGCGGGCATCGGCAAGATGAGCTACGCCAAATTCCTGTCGTTCTCCATCGGCGGGGGCATGCTGTGGATCGGCGGGCTCATCGGCCTGGGCTACTTCGTGGGCGACCTGCCGCTGGTGAAGAACAACTTCAACAAGGTGATCTACCTGATCGTCTTCGTGTCCATCCTGCCGGGCATCATCGAATTCCTCAAGGCCAAGCGCGCCGCCTGCCGGGCCACGCGCTAGCCTTTCTCTCTCATAGAAACGCAAAAGGCCGCCCGAGAGGGCGGCCTTTTCGTGTTCATGCGGGCATGGTCCATCGCTTGGCCCTGGATCGATAGGTGAGGTCGGGCAGGGTGCGGAAAAGGAAATACCTGGTGTCGCTCTCCAGGGAGAATTCGGGCTGGCGCCGCACCAAGTCCGGGTCTTCCAGGAGCAGCTCGTAGACGTGTTCGTAGAAGCGCACCATGCACTCCTCGGGCCAGTGGTCGTTAAGCCAGCGCCGCCCCTGCGCGCCGAGTTCGCGGGTGAGTTCCGGCTCGCGCACGAGGTATTCGAGGGCCTCGGCGGCGTCCTCCAGGCGCACGTTGACGAAGGGGTGGGCGTCCGCACCGGAAAAATGCCGTAAAAGGGCCAGCGAGCGTTCGTCTAAAAAAGACAGCACGCATTTGCCCTGAGCCAGGCCCTCCAGGCCGGTGAGGTGGTAGCTGCCCGTGACCAGGTCGTCCACAACGATGCGGCTGGCCCGCTTGAGGGCCAGGGCCTCGGCCAGCGGCAGGCCGGTGATGATCTTCGCGCGGCAGCCCGTGCGCTTGGCGACGCCTTCGATGACGGCGGTGGCCTCGGGCATGCCCTTGGTGCTCCAGCGGTCGGCCCAGGCGCTTAAGTCCTTGGTGGGGCTGTAGAAGACGTCCCAGCGCGGTGGCTTGGAGGTGGGCAGGTAGGCTTCGTCGGTCTCGGGCACGAAATTGGGGACCACCATGGCCTTGGGGTAGAGGCGCTCGGGGTACTGGGCGATGGCGATTGCCGGGATGTCCTGGGCCAGCAGGGCTTCGGGGGTGATTCCCATGACCTGGGCCACGAGGTCCGGCGAGGAGTGGAACTGGCGCACGATGCGCTTGCCCGCGCGGGCCAGTTCCCCGAAGTCGATGCGGCCGAAGGCCTTGGAGCCGTAGTCCAGGTAGTTGTGCAGATGGATGACGTCGGCTTCCCAGGCCAGGTCCAGGGCCTCTTCGGGTGATTCGACGAACACCAGGTCGTGGTCGTAGAGGCCGAAGCGCTTGAGGTCCACCAGGCGAGCGTCAACCCCGGTGTGGCGATTCAGGGCCTGGACGAGACGTACGGGCATGCCCGCCAGGGGGGTGATGGAAAAATGCAGAACCCTCATGGGCGCGCGGAGGCTTTGGGCCGGGACTCAACGAGGCGGGATGGATGGGGCCGCCCGGCGGCGCGGGTGCCGCCGGGAAGGTCGGTGAGGGCCACGGACCGGGCGTCCATGCGGTCCGGTCTAGCGGCTTAAGGCCTGGGGCAGTTCCTCGCCCACGGAGCGTGGGGCGCTGCCGGTGGGGGCCAGCTGGTCCCACTGGACCAGGTCCTCGTGGCGCACGGCGGCCACCAGGGTGCGGCCCAGGATATCGTCCCAATGGATGGGGCTTACGCCCTGTCCGGGGCACTTGACGGTAAGGTCGGCCTCGCAGAGCACGTGTCCGGCGGGCAGGTCGCGGGCGAAGACCACGCTCTTGCGCAGCTTCACGGCCACCTTGCGCTCGGTCTCGAAGACTTCCTTGCGGCACACGGTCATGGCCGCCTCGGCCTCGCGGATGAGCGAGACCATCTGGGCGAATCCGGCCGGGTCCAGGGAAGCCTGGTGGTCGGTGCCGCGCAGGGTGCGGTCCAGGGTGAAATGGCGTTCCACCACGCAGGCGCCCAGGGCGGCGGCGGCGACGCTGGGGCCGATGCCGCGCTCGTGGCCCGAATAGCCCACGCTCAGATTGTAGCGCTTGGCTAGCTCGGCCATGACCGGCAGGCCCACGCACTCGTCGGGGCAGGGATAGGTGGAGTTGCAGTGCATGAGGATGATGTCGTTGTGGAAGCGACGCAGCTCGTTCACGGCCACGTCCACCTCGTCCAGGCTGCTCATGCCGGTGGAGAGGATCACGGGCAGGCGCGTGGCTCCGGCCTGGCGCAAGAGCGGGATGTTCACCATGTCGGCGGAGCCGATCTTCAGTATCTCCACGTCGAGGTCGATGAGTTCGCCCAGGCTGATCTGGTCCCATCCCGAGGCGAAGAAGACCATGCCCAGGGATTCGGCCAGGGCCTTGAGCTCCACCATGTCCTCGATGGGCAGTTCCAGGGCCAGGCGGTGCTCGCCGTAGGTCTGGCCGAAGCTGTTGGGGCCGGAGTAGGGCATCTGGAGCCCTTCGTCGGTGAACATGGCGTTCATGTCGCGCTTCTGGAACTTGACGGCCTGCACCCCGGCTCGGGCGGCCTCTTCCACCATCCGTCGGGCGATGGCCACGTCTCCCTGGTGGTTGTTGCCGATTTCGGCGACCACGAAGCAGGGGTATCCACGGCCGATGATCGTTCCGGACTTGAGCCGGATGGGGGGGGGCAGGGTCTTCATAAGCGTATGATCTCCACGTTGTGCTGCTCGTACAGTGCCCGGAGTTGCCCGTAGATCTCGTCCTGAAAGCCGAAGGAGGTGATCACGGCGGCCTGAGGCCGCAGAGAACCGAGCACCACGGGCGGGGATATGACGTGCCCGCCGAGAAATTTGCCGGCCTTGGCCGGATCGTTGTCCACCAGGGCCATGACCTCGAAGCCGCCGGCGGCCTGGAGCGCCTGGAGCACGATCTCGCAGGTCTCGGACGCTCCGAACAGGATGAGCTTGCTCATCCCCCGTGCCGTGAGGGCCGAGAGCTTCCCCGCGATGGCCTTCTTGAGCGCGGTGTAAATCTGGACCGTTTCCGAGGAGAAATTGGAGAACATGGCCTGTCTGCGGGCCTCGCCTTCACCGGTGAGCAGATAGCGGAAACTTTTTCCGTTCACCCGCTCGTATTCGATGAGTTCGTTGTCCACCATCTCCTTGAGGTATTGGTTCACCATGGCCCCGGAAAGGTTGGCCCGGCGTCCCAGTTCGTTCTGGCTCACCATGCTGTCCTGAGCCAGGGTGTCGAGGATGGCCAGGTATCTGGCCGTCTTGCTCGGCCGGTAGTAGGTCTTGTTCACCAGGAACATGGCCGGGTTCCACCGTTCGTTAAGGTTATGAATGCGTCCGGCAGGACCGCGAACCCCCAGTCTTTGCTAAGATACTTGCTTTCACAAAGGATAACAAGAGGTTGCCGCATTTCAAATTGTCCCGTCATTTCAAACTGATGGCCGGTTGCATACCCAGGGAATCATTAGGCTCCTGAATGGTATATCGGCAAGACCTTCCCGACGCTTTAGCCCACAAGGGGTGAAAAGTTATAAGCAATCTTCGTGCCTGTCGCGATTGCAGGCCGCGCCGCGGGCCCGCCGGGGGGTGCGCCACTGGCGACTGTTGCAATCGGGCGGTTCTGGAGTAGAAAGCCGGGCACGGAGGCCTTGCGTGTCCACGACTCTCATCGAAATAGACGATCTCAGGAAATCCTTCCAGGGCAAGACGGTGCTTGCCGGCGTGAACCTGTCCATCCCGGCCGGGGGGCTCACCGCCGTCATCGGCAAGAGCGGGGAAGGCAAGAGCGTGCTGCTCAAGCACATCATGGGGCTCATGCGTCCGGATTCGGGCGACGTGCGCTTCGAAGGCCGCGCCCTGGGGGCGATGTCCCATGCCGAGCGGCGCGGGCTCAAGTCGGTGATGTCCTACATGTTCCAGGGCATGGCCCTGTTCGATTCGCTCACGGTGTACGACAACATCGCCCTGCCGCTGCGCGAGAAGCTGCGCCTGCGCGAGTCCGAGGTGCGCACGCGCGTGGAGCGGAAGCTCGCAGAGCTCGACCTTTCCGAGGTGCCCGGCAAGTTCCCGTCGCAGCTTTCCGGCGGCATGCAGAAACGCGTGGCCCTGGCCAGGTCGCTGGTGACGGAGCCCAGGATCGTGCTCTTCGACGAGCCCACCACCGGGCTCGATCCCTTGCGCAAGTGGGGGGTGTTCAAGCTCATCGACGAGTCGCGCCGGACCTTCGGGTTCACCGCGGTCATGGTCAGCCACGACATTCCGGACGTGTTCACAATTGCGGACACGGTGGCCCTGCTGGACGGGGGAAAGATCGTCTTTTCGGGGACTTCCAAAGAGGCGATGGAGTCGGACCACCCGGTGCTCAAGGCCTTCATGCCGGGCGAGACGGCCCTTTCAGGCGGCTACGTGCCGGAATAATGACGGTCCAGGAGGCCCAGGGCCTGGGATTTTTCCCGGCCGTAACGGGTGAGCATGGCCCCCTTGGCCAGGTAGGGGCCGTGGCCGTAACAGCGCAGGCGCTCCGTGTAGACTTCCTCGATGAGGGCCTTCTCGAAGAAGACCATGCGGCGTTCTTCAACTATGCGCGGCAGGATGTTGCGGATGGCCGCCGTGAAGATTTCCACAGCGCCGCCCGGGCCGTGCTGCACGGCCGCGCTCCAGAGCACCTCGCGGCTGGCCGGCGACAGGGCGGAGACGTCCACCCCCGTCTGGGCGAAGATTTCCGCCACGGCCGGGCGGTAGTGGGTGGCCAGGATGAACTCGTACTGCAGGCGCTCGAAGCGCTTGGTCTGCTCGCTGGCGATCCTGCGCCATTCCTCGGGCACGGACCCCACGGTGGAGCCGGTGTTGGCCGGGCCGCGTCCGACAAGCCTTGCGTACAGGTCCGGGGCGCGCTCCTTCAGGTAGCGCAGGAAATTGGCGTAGGTGGGCGTGCCCGAGGCGATCTGGAA encodes the following:
- a CDS encoding HlyD family secretion protein; its protein translation is MIRTLAVLACVAGTLINPVAALNEEAVVSRIPQEGKWVAAAGRVEPVSEEMRLGFDIPGKIREVFVEEGDTVRKGQVVARLVDDDIQARLGQAQANVRVYKAALDKVVVGARPMERAESAQAFREARHVMHNAQLEYERRAKLVAQGVISREEADRSEKDFLVAQQEANRARERFHLVDDPTREEDVRRAEAEYSQALAQLEEAQAFVDKALVHSPIDGVVLRKHRRAGEMVSTNFDTPVATVGDVSTLRVRADVDEKDVAKVKVGQRAYAVADAYGDKRFEGKVIRIARMLGRKNVRTDDPAERMDTKVLETLIEFAPGTSLPVGMRMDVFILLDGQ
- a CDS encoding DedA family protein, producing the protein MEILSQFIWMLGHVKEALEQIVTNYGAWAYLVLFLVIFCETGLVVTPFLPGDSLLFIIGAFCGAGSLDPVLTVGLLMAAAIMGDNTNYWIGRTLGPAVFKREDSKLLNKKHLEKTHAFYEKHGGKTIVIARFMPIVRTFAPFVAGIGKMSYAKFLSFSIGGGMLWIGGLIGLGYFVGDLPLVKNNFNKVIYLIVFVSILPGIIEFLKAKRAACRATR
- a CDS encoding glycosyltransferase family 1 protein, yielding MRVLHFSITPLAGMPVRLVQALNRHTGVDARLVDLKRFGLYDHDLVFVESPEEALDLAWEADVIHLHNYLDYGSKAFGRIDFGELARAGKRIVRQFHSSPDLVAQVMGITPEALLAQDIPAIAIAQYPERLYPKAMVVPNFVPETDEAYLPTSKPPRWDVFYSPTKDLSAWADRWSTKGMPEATAVIEGVAKRTGCRAKIITGLPLAEALALKRASRIVVDDLVTGSYHLTGLEGLAQGKCVLSFLDERSLALLRHFSGADAHPFVNVRLEDAAEALEYLVREPELTRELGAQGRRWLNDHWPEECMVRFYEHVYELLLEDPDLVRRQPEFSLESDTRYFLFRTLPDLTYRSRAKRWTMPA
- a CDS encoding N-acetylneuraminate synthase family protein → MKTLPPPIRLKSGTIIGRGYPCFVVAEIGNNHQGDVAIARRMVEEAARAGVQAVKFQKRDMNAMFTDEGLQMPYSGPNSFGQTYGEHRLALELPIEDMVELKALAESLGMVFFASGWDQISLGELIDLDVEILKIGSADMVNIPLLRQAGATRLPVILSTGMSSLDEVDVAVNELRRFHNDIILMHCNSTYPCPDECVGLPVMAELAKRYNLSVGYSGHERGIGPSVAAAALGACVVERHFTLDRTLRGTDHQASLDPAGFAQMVSLIREAEAAMTVCRKEVFETERKVAVKLRKSVVFARDLPAGHVLCEADLTVKCPGQGVSPIHWDDILGRTLVAAVRHEDLVQWDQLAPTGSAPRSVGEELPQALSR
- a CDS encoding winged helix-turn-helix transcriptional regulator codes for the protein MFLVNKTYYRPSKTARYLAILDTLAQDSMVSQNELGRRANLSGAMVNQYLKEMVDNELIEYERVNGKSFRYLLTGEGEARRQAMFSNFSSETVQIYTALKKAIAGKLSALTARGMSKLILFGASETCEIVLQALQAAGGFEVMALVDNDPAKAGKFLGGHVISPPVVLGSLRPQAAVITSFGFQDEIYGQLRALYEQHNVEIIRL
- a CDS encoding ABC transporter ATP-binding protein, translating into MSTTLIEIDDLRKSFQGKTVLAGVNLSIPAGGLTAVIGKSGEGKSVLLKHIMGLMRPDSGDVRFEGRALGAMSHAERRGLKSVMSYMFQGMALFDSLTVYDNIALPLREKLRLRESEVRTRVERKLAELDLSEVPGKFPSQLSGGMQKRVALARSLVTEPRIVLFDEPTTGLDPLRKWGVFKLIDESRRTFGFTAVMVSHDIPDVFTIADTVALLDGGKIVFSGTSKEAMESDHPVLKAFMPGETALSGGYVPE